A DNA window from Anaerocolumna sp. AGMB13020 contains the following coding sequences:
- a CDS encoding DUF503 domain-containing protein gives MKIGTLQIWVYLPWVHSLKEKRMVVKSLCQKIRNKYNVSVAEVEEQDTHQTAVFGIACVALDNKTADSMLNNVLDFVDSNTEGEVTRTEREIL, from the coding sequence ATGAAAATAGGAACCCTGCAGATATGGGTGTATCTCCCCTGGGTGCATTCCCTTAAGGAAAAACGGATGGTGGTTAAGAGTCTGTGCCAGAAAATCAGAAATAAATATAATGTTTCGGTTGCTGAGGTAGAGGAACAGGATACCCATCAGACAGCAGTATTTGGTATTGCCTGCGTGGCTTTAGACAATAAAACGGCAGACAGTATGCTAAATAATGTTTTGGATTTTGTGGATAGCAACACCGAAGGAGAAGTAACAAGAACCGAAAGAGAAATCCTATAG
- a CDS encoding SagB/ThcOx family dehydrogenase: protein MENIYKQKIIQGREIMKSSDYEIESDEKKGLPQPLLSNEKSAETVIELSKDFEDIIVKKDYLNILNDRTSRRKYADESISYKELSFLLWATQGVKNVIGNKRKATLRTVPSAGARHPFETYLFINKVEGLKQGLYHYLPLSHELELIREDEDQISKVSRAYYGQSFAAGAPVSFVWTVVPYRSEWRYTVNAQKYALIDVGHICQNLYLAGEAIGCGVCAIGAYDQQLTDSLLGLAAVDLEEDSEYSVYAASVGKIEA, encoded by the coding sequence ATGGAGAACATCTACAAACAAAAAATTATTCAGGGAAGGGAAATCATGAAGTCATCCGATTATGAAATCGAAAGTGACGAAAAGAAAGGCTTACCACAGCCGTTACTGTCAAATGAGAAATCTGCTGAAACAGTTATAGAGCTTTCCAAAGACTTTGAAGATATTATTGTTAAAAAGGATTATTTAAACATTCTGAATGATAGAACCAGCAGAAGAAAATACGCAGATGAAAGTATATCCTATAAAGAGCTGTCCTTCCTTTTATGGGCAACCCAGGGAGTTAAGAATGTAATCGGAAATAAGCGTAAAGCAACTCTTCGTACGGTTCCCTCTGCGGGAGCCAGACATCCCTTTGAGACCTACCTCTTTATTAACAAAGTTGAAGGTTTGAAACAAGGCTTATACCATTACCTCCCATTATCCCATGAACTGGAGTTGATCAGAGAGGATGAAGATCAGATAAGCAAGGTTTCAAGGGCATATTACGGACAGAGCTTTGCAGCGGGTGCACCAGTGAGCTTTGTATGGACAGTAGTGCCTTACCGCAGCGAATGGAGATATACGGTGAATGCTCAGAAGTATGCACTAATCGATGTAGGACATATCTGTCAGAATCTGTATCTGGCAGGAGAAGCCATCGGCTGCGGTGTATGTGCTATCGGAGCATATGACCAGCAGCTTACAGACAGTCTGCTTGGGCTGGCAGCGGTTGATTTAGAAGAAGATAGTGAATATAGCGTATATGCTGCATCTGTGGGAAAGATTGAGGCGTAA
- a CDS encoding threonine aldolase family protein encodes MYSFMNDYSEGAHPKVLELLIESNLEQNAGYGEDTHTIKAKEYIKKHLTKGQDRPASSQNLSEVDIHFIPGGTQTNLLVISSFLRPFEAVIAADTGHINVHETGAIEATGHKVITVPNEMGKVTPQAIKAAVDYHTDEHMVRPGMVYISDSTELGTVYTKEELYKIRQICNREGLLLFLDGARLASALTSQANDLELSDIAELTDVFYIGGTKNGALLGEALVIVKEELKRDFRFLIKQRGALMAKGFVAGIQFQALFQDNLYFELGYHANAMAEKIRETLLSLGVEFLTPPVSNQLFPILPDSFLEKLEEEFVFSVQKRIDKDHSAIRLVTSWATTPNGTDSLCRYFLDNLKR; translated from the coding sequence ATGTACAGTTTTATGAATGATTACAGCGAAGGAGCCCATCCTAAGGTTTTGGAACTGTTAATAGAGAGCAATCTGGAACAAAATGCAGGCTACGGAGAAGATACACATACAATAAAAGCAAAAGAATATATAAAGAAGCATTTAACAAAAGGGCAGGATAGACCGGCAAGCAGTCAGAACCTTTCGGAAGTGGATATTCATTTTATTCCCGGAGGAACTCAGACTAACCTGCTGGTTATATCCTCCTTTTTGCGTCCTTTTGAAGCTGTTATAGCTGCAGATACCGGTCATATAAATGTTCATGAAACAGGCGCAATTGAAGCTACCGGGCATAAAGTAATAACAGTACCGAATGAGATGGGAAAGGTTACACCCCAGGCAATTAAGGCTGCGGTTGATTACCACACAGATGAACATATGGTTAGACCGGGAATGGTATATATATCAGATTCCACTGAACTTGGAACTGTATATACCAAAGAAGAGCTTTACAAAATACGCCAAATCTGTAACAGAGAAGGGCTGCTGCTCTTTCTGGATGGGGCAAGGCTTGCTTCTGCACTTACCTCACAGGCAAATGATCTGGAACTATCAGATATCGCTGAGCTTACAGATGTCTTTTATATCGGTGGCACCAAAAATGGTGCCCTGCTGGGAGAGGCACTGGTAATCGTTAAGGAAGAGCTGAAAAGAGATTTTCGCTTTCTTATCAAACAAAGAGGTGCTCTCATGGCAAAAGGTTTTGTAGCCGGTATTCAATTTCAAGCTTTATTTCAGGATAATCTGTATTTTGAGCTTGGATACCACGCCAATGCAATGGCAGAAAAGATCAGGGAGACACTTCTTTCATTGGGAGTGGAATTTTTGACCCCTCCTGTAAGTAATCAGCTGTTTCCCATCTTACCCGACAGCTTTTTGGAAAAATTAGAAGAGGAATTCGTATTTTCCGTGCAGAAGAGAATAGATAAAGACCACAGCGCTATACGTCTGGTAACTTCCTGGGCTACAACACCAAATGGAACAGATAGTTTATGTCGCTACTTTTTGGATAACCTTAAGAGGTAG
- a CDS encoding manganese efflux pump MntP, translating to MNLLELLILAIGLAMDAFAVAVCKGLSIKKITAKHPIVVGLYFGIFQAGMPMIGYFLGKQFSSKINAIDHWVAFILLGIIGINMIKGSIKEEEEEEDCDCNEPDNTLAVKGMLILAVATSIDALAVGITFAFLKVNIFIATSFIGVITFLIAAAGVIIGNIFGGKLRSKAEMAGGAILVCLGVKILLEHLGIIG from the coding sequence ATGAATTTGTTAGAACTACTTATTTTAGCTATCGGTTTGGCAATGGACGCTTTTGCAGTAGCTGTCTGTAAGGGCTTATCAATTAAGAAAATCACAGCAAAACATCCTATTGTAGTTGGTTTATACTTTGGAATCTTTCAGGCAGGAATGCCTATGATCGGTTACTTTCTCGGCAAACAGTTCAGCAGTAAGATTAATGCCATAGACCACTGGGTAGCCTTTATCTTATTGGGTATTATAGGAATCAATATGATAAAAGGTTCGATAAAAGAGGAAGAGGAAGAAGAAGACTGTGATTGCAATGAGCCGGATAATACTCTTGCAGTGAAGGGCATGTTGATATTGGCAGTGGCAACCAGCATAGATGCGCTGGCAGTGGGTATAACTTTTGCATTTCTGAAGGTGAATATATTCATAGCTACCTCCTTTATAGGTGTTATAACCTTTTTGATTGCAGCAGCTGGTGTTATTATCGGTAATATTTTTGGCGGAAAATTAAGATCAAAGGCGGAAATGGCCGGTGGCGCCATACTGGTCTGTCTTGGTGTTAAAATACTCCTTGAGCACCTTGGAATTATTGGTTAA
- the hflX gene encoding GTPase HflX encodes MMNKEKVLLAGGKLKNDDNFQSSMEELKELTYACDMEVVGEVTQNLDRIHADIYFGKGKAEELKELFEEQEADLVVFNDELSPSQTRNLERFLGCRVVDRAVLIMDIFARRAKTREAQLQVEAARLKYLLPRLSGMGINMNRQGGGSGMHNKGTGETKLELDRRKIEERIARLERELEELVGRRQNQRQKREKNEVPLAALVGYTNAGKSTVMNGVLKLMGSAEEKLVLEKDMLFATLETSVRKVLTEDNKSFLLTDTVGFISRLPHHLIKAFRSTLEEVLTADLLVQVIDVSDKEHVREAEVTRKTLEELGAGNIPVLYVYNKADKLTDEEYRSIKSTFEEENSILLSAKSEEDLKRLIEVIAERLFKENVNINLRISYSDSKWVAYLKENTSVSSLDYAEDGIYITTNCSRAIYEKHFKDSEYMVTTD; translated from the coding sequence ATGATGAATAAAGAAAAAGTCCTCCTGGCCGGAGGAAAACTAAAAAATGATGACAACTTCCAATCGTCCATGGAGGAATTAAAGGAACTTACTTATGCCTGCGACATGGAAGTGGTGGGAGAAGTAACACAGAATCTGGATCGAATTCACGCTGATATCTACTTCGGAAAAGGAAAAGCAGAAGAATTAAAAGAGCTCTTTGAAGAACAAGAAGCGGATTTGGTCGTTTTTAATGATGAACTGTCACCCTCTCAGACAAGAAATCTGGAGAGATTTTTAGGCTGCAGAGTAGTAGACCGTGCGGTACTGATTATGGATATCTTCGCAAGAAGAGCAAAAACCAGAGAAGCACAACTTCAGGTTGAAGCTGCCAGACTTAAATATCTGCTGCCAAGACTGTCAGGAATGGGAATAAATATGAACCGTCAGGGAGGCGGCTCAGGAATGCACAATAAGGGAACCGGTGAAACGAAGCTGGAACTGGACAGACGAAAGATAGAAGAGAGAATAGCAAGATTGGAACGTGAGCTGGAAGAATTGGTAGGAAGAAGACAGAACCAGAGACAAAAGCGAGAGAAGAATGAGGTTCCGTTAGCAGCCCTGGTAGGCTATACCAATGCAGGCAAGTCAACTGTAATGAACGGAGTACTGAAGCTGATGGGAAGTGCAGAAGAAAAGCTGGTATTGGAGAAAGATATGCTCTTTGCCACCCTGGAAACCTCAGTAAGAAAGGTATTGACAGAAGACAATAAAAGCTTTCTCTTAACAGATACCGTAGGCTTTATCAGCAGACTGCCGCACCATCTTATCAAAGCCTTCCGATCAACCCTGGAAGAAGTTTTGACGGCTGACTTATTAGTACAGGTAATAGATGTATCTGATAAAGAGCATGTAAGAGAAGCCGAAGTTACCAGAAAGACCCTGGAAGAACTGGGAGCGGGAAATATACCTGTACTCTATGTATATAACAAGGCAGATAAATTGACCGATGAAGAATACCGCAGTATAAAAAGTACCTTTGAAGAAGAGAACAGTATCTTACTGTCAGCTAAATCAGAAGAAGACCTGAAAAGACTGATTGAAGTTATAGCAGAGCGACTCTTTAAGGAAAATGTGAACATCAATCTTCGAATAAGCTACAGTGACAGCAAGTGGGTAGCCTACCTAAAAGAAAACACCTCCGTAAGCAGTCTTGACTATGCCGAAGATGGAATCTATATAACCACCAATTGCAGCAGGGCAATCTATGAAAAACATTTCAAAGATTCAGAATATATGGTAACTACAGACTAG
- a CDS encoding metal-dependent transcriptional regulator — protein MDKLTFTMENYLEAIYELSSDKEGARVSDIAKRLGVSKASTNSAIVSLAEKGLINYEKYKEIFLTEKGLELAKSTSDKHRIIKKFFVDILKIDREIADKDACSIEHVISRDSVIAMEKYMKGHKEKDGKNTNI, from the coding sequence ATGGACAAACTGACGTTTACAATGGAAAATTATCTGGAAGCCATTTATGAACTATCCTCTGACAAGGAAGGTGCCCGGGTATCAGATATTGCGAAGAGACTCGGCGTATCCAAAGCCAGTACCAACAGTGCCATTGTCTCACTGGCTGAAAAAGGACTAATAAATTATGAAAAATACAAAGAAATCTTTCTGACGGAGAAAGGGCTTGAGTTAGCCAAATCCACTTCGGACAAGCACCGGATCATCAAGAAATTCTTTGTGGATATTCTGAAAATAGATAGGGAAATTGCAGATAAGGATGCTTGTTCCATTGAACATGTAATCAGCAGGGATTCTGTTATAGCCATGGAAAAATATATGAAAGGACATAAAGAAAAAGATGGAAAGAATACAAATATATGA
- a CDS encoding GNAT family N-acetyltransferase, with product MLIREAKPKEIKYLLEAGYKLWNKGRTFEEYYKDNTKEDRYGTRYVLEENGALVSSLILLRLGQKFHCDTYGIGSVFTDKAHAGKGYATILINSCIGKLHKEDCIIFLYSEIEPAFYERLHFRVLPDRLQKKQGCYCMASCSEAVWDQIIQAEIDSIPDYF from the coding sequence ATGTTGATTCGTGAAGCAAAACCCAAGGAAATTAAGTACTTGCTGGAGGCGGGCTATAAATTATGGAACAAAGGAAGAACCTTTGAGGAGTACTATAAAGATAACACGAAGGAAGACCGTTATGGGACCAGGTATGTATTAGAGGAGAACGGAGCCCTGGTGAGCTCTCTTATTTTACTCAGACTTGGTCAGAAGTTTCATTGTGATACTTATGGCATTGGATCTGTATTTACGGATAAAGCCCATGCGGGTAAAGGTTATGCAACTATTCTTATCAATTCCTGTATTGGTAAGCTGCACAAAGAGGACTGTATCATATTCCTTTATTCCGAAATAGAACCTGCCTTTTATGAAAGACTGCATTTCAGGGTCTTACCGGACAGACTTCAGAAAAAGCAGGGCTGTTATTGCATGGCATCCTGTTCAGAAGCAGTTTGGGACCAGATTATACAAGCAGAGATTGATAGTATACCGGATTATTTCTGA
- a CDS encoding ABC transporter ATP-binding protein: MKELLLRRKGKFIQYLFATFMFIIDHFAQMGIFVLILHAIEKGNAGDYWKVIVITALFILYAPLNFLISRLLRIRYMRDTILDVRKQAFDKIINMPFKKFSSKSKEVYISNLINDINTFENKFFISLLNYLINMGMFLFSILILVFLDYKLAIAMAAQAVLLTALAGFFIKKSTTLEQELSESNEQFTTDMANTFNGMEILKLNHIEDKFRDKSMEAVSRMERKKYAAAVFTDMQKYVIRIISFASTVGVMIYMAHSFVNGLTLSMGGLLFQLCSSSSNFLINAFPMRNQMKASMTIYHKIADRSAETLEEDKGSTVFHLQEKISLNHVTFRYGNKEILKDASFVIEKGKKYLIKGASGAGKSTLINLLAKTTEDYEGEILADHVEYHNLNEKSFHEKVAFVYQDVFLFEDTIRNNITLYQEVSEEKVNFAVKVCGLEGIFTDKKAGLDEMLLENGKNLSGGQRQRISIARAIAKDAQILFVDEGTSSLNEELGREIEKVFLSLENTVIAISHRYYEGVTENYDYVLEIKNGRVHQFLAQEYFNEVVVC, encoded by the coding sequence ATGAAAGAACTACTGCTGCGACGCAAGGGGAAATTTATTCAATATTTATTTGCCACGTTTATGTTTATCATAGACCACTTCGCCCAGATGGGTATCTTCGTACTGATACTCCATGCCATCGAGAAGGGGAATGCCGGAGATTACTGGAAGGTAATCGTAATTACGGCTTTGTTTATCCTTTATGCACCACTTAATTTCCTGATATCAAGGTTATTGCGTATCCGATATATGAGAGATACCATACTGGATGTCAGAAAACAGGCTTTTGACAAGATCATCAATATGCCTTTTAAGAAATTTTCTTCCAAATCGAAGGAAGTATACATATCCAATCTGATCAATGATATCAATACTTTTGAAAATAAATTCTTTATTAGTCTATTAAATTACCTCATCAATATGGGAATGTTCCTCTTCTCCATATTAATACTGGTATTTCTGGACTACAAACTGGCCATAGCTATGGCAGCTCAGGCAGTGCTGTTAACTGCCCTGGCTGGATTCTTTATAAAGAAGTCCACAACCTTGGAGCAGGAATTGTCAGAGAGCAATGAACAGTTTACTACAGATATGGCAAATACCTTTAACGGGATGGAAATACTGAAATTAAACCACATAGAAGATAAATTCCGTGATAAGAGCATGGAGGCTGTCAGCAGAATGGAGAGAAAGAAGTATGCGGCGGCTGTCTTTACCGACATGCAGAAATATGTTATCCGTATTATTTCCTTTGCGTCAACTGTAGGGGTTATGATATATATGGCACATAGCTTTGTCAATGGATTAACCTTAAGTATGGGAGGGCTGCTGTTCCAGCTTTGTTCTTCCAGCAGTAACTTTCTAATCAATGCGTTCCCGATGAGAAATCAGATGAAAGCCTCCATGACCATATACCATAAGATTGCAGACAGATCAGCGGAAACTCTGGAAGAAGATAAAGGAAGCACAGTATTTCATTTACAGGAGAAGATTTCGCTTAATCATGTAACCTTTCGTTATGGCAACAAAGAGATTCTCAAAGATGCAAGCTTTGTCATAGAGAAAGGAAAGAAATATCTGATTAAGGGAGCAAGTGGAGCAGGAAAATCCACATTAATAAATCTTCTTGCTAAAACCACCGAGGACTATGAAGGTGAAATCCTGGCAGATCATGTGGAATATCATAACCTGAATGAAAAATCTTTTCATGAAAAGGTGGCTTTCGTATACCAGGATGTTTTTCTCTTTGAAGATACGATCAGAAATAACATTACCCTTTACCAGGAGGTATCGGAAGAGAAGGTGAATTTTGCAGTGAAGGTCTGCGGCTTAGAGGGAATCTTTACGGATAAGAAAGCAGGACTTGATGAGATGTTGCTTGAAAACGGAAAGAATTTATCCGGCGGGCAGCGTCAGCGTATCTCCATAGCCCGGGCTATCGCAAAGGATGCACAGATTCTTTTTGTTGACGAAGGCACTTCAAGCCTCAATGAAGAACTGGGAAGAGAGATCGAAAAGGTATTCTTATCTTTGGAAAATACGGTTATTGCCATTAGTCATCGTTATTATGAAGGCGTTACCGAAAATTATGATTATGTGCTGGAAATCAAGAACGGAAGAGTTCACCAGTTTCTGGCACAGGAATATTTCAACGAGGTGGTTGTATGTTAA
- a CDS encoding metal-dependent transcriptional regulator — protein MTRNKEDYIKEIYKLGGGEHQIGNKQIAEVLNIAPASVTEMLIRLGREGLIEYEPYKGSKLTAEGIRYAITLLRGHRLWEVFLIEQLGYSWSEAHEDAEKLEHVAPKRLIDRLDEYLRNPAYCPHGNVIPKADGDVKTILLKSLTEMEVGETSHIRRVTEENELMDYLQGLGVHIGSTVTVRKYGAYEGPVTIELDGKEQQLSFKAAGLVFVEE, from the coding sequence ATGACCCGTAACAAAGAAGATTATATAAAGGAAATATATAAATTAGGGGGCGGAGAACACCAGATAGGCAACAAGCAGATAGCAGAAGTATTGAATATAGCACCTGCTTCAGTTACGGAGATGCTTATACGACTTGGTAGAGAAGGATTGATAGAATATGAACCCTACAAAGGCTCCAAATTAACAGCAGAGGGTATCAGGTATGCGATTACCCTTCTGAGAGGACATAGATTATGGGAGGTATTCCTAATCGAGCAGCTTGGTTATAGCTGGAGCGAAGCTCATGAGGATGCAGAAAAATTAGAACATGTAGCTCCTAAGAGACTGATAGACCGGCTGGACGAATATCTTAGAAATCCTGCTTACTGCCCTCATGGGAATGTAATTCCAAAAGCAGATGGGGATGTAAAAACAATTTTGCTGAAAAGTCTTACAGAAATGGAAGTAGGAGAGACCTCTCATATAAGAAGAGTAACAGAAGAAAATGAATTAATGGATTATTTACAAGGGCTGGGTGTCCATATAGGAAGCACAGTGACGGTTCGAAAATATGGTGCGTATGAGGGACCGGTTACGATTGAACTGGATGGGAAAGAGCAGCAGTTAAGCTTTAAGGCAGCAGGTTTGGTCTTTGTTGAAGAATAG
- a CDS encoding ABC transporter ATP-binding protein, with product MLKKLFRALPFLLGSLVVTLLLVGLDAVVTRKMLGMLDFALAGDLVSLKKETPYLLAGAVLLVPLGVLEAMTSNFYKKKSNLNIKNYYITRVFAKNIREFQKENNGKYLSSMTNDFNTLEINLLTGIYTVGRALMNFLAGMWLLSTVDLRMILLAVVIIFINLGISAITAKPLKKNYKERSDLFDGYTSYIKEVLSAFHIVKNYNLQDKVTADYYHKSDEIQNKGFLIEKMMSFVNASQNFVMSSSFYGILCGIGYIAVTGKISAGGLIVIMEGINRMTFPIFELAESLPKLFTSGDLIDKIEDSLKNTETYEETVSLEEFKEEIRFEGVGFHYEDDERQILREINLDFRKNGKYLVVGPSGGGKSTMLRLFRKYVNPTQGKILIDGHNLMDVKKEDYFGLIANIEQQVFLFEDTIRNNITLYKELGENEIEKAIKDAGLKEFVEGLPQGLDTVIYDNGKNISGGERSRIVIARALLSKARILLMDEAFASLDMERAREIEKTILNLQDITVINVSHVIFKDTRECYDKVITIKGTAFT from the coding sequence ATGTTAAAGAAATTATTTCGTGCACTTCCCTTCCTGTTAGGCTCCCTGGTGGTGACGTTGCTTTTAGTAGGCCTTGATGCAGTGGTAACGAGAAAGATGTTAGGAATGCTTGATTTCGCACTTGCTGGGGATCTTGTGTCTCTTAAAAAAGAGACTCCCTATCTTTTGGCAGGAGCGGTGCTGCTGGTACCCTTAGGTGTCTTAGAAGCCATGACTAGTAATTTCTATAAGAAAAAGAGCAATCTGAATATAAAAAATTACTACATCACAAGAGTTTTTGCAAAGAATATCAGGGAATTCCAGAAAGAGAACAATGGAAAATACTTATCCTCCATGACCAATGATTTTAATACCCTGGAGATTAATCTGCTGACAGGAATCTATACGGTGGGAAGGGCTTTGATGAACTTTCTGGCGGGTATGTGGCTGCTTTCAACAGTAGATCTGCGAATGATATTGCTTGCTGTGGTTATTATATTCATAAATCTGGGGATATCTGCAATTACAGCAAAACCTTTAAAAAAGAATTACAAAGAACGAAGTGATCTCTTTGATGGTTATACGTCCTATATCAAAGAGGTACTTTCCGCTTTCCATATAGTGAAAAATTATAATCTTCAGGACAAGGTCACGGCAGATTATTATCATAAAAGTGATGAGATACAGAATAAGGGCTTCCTCATTGAGAAGATGATGTCTTTTGTAAATGCTTCTCAGAACTTTGTAATGAGCAGCAGTTTCTATGGAATCCTATGCGGAATCGGGTATATAGCGGTTACGGGTAAGATCAGTGCCGGGGGATTAATTGTTATAATGGAAGGAATCAACCGTATGACCTTTCCTATTTTCGAACTGGCGGAAAGCTTACCAAAGCTCTTTACCTCCGGGGATCTGATAGACAAGATAGAAGATTCCCTTAAGAATACGGAGACTTATGAGGAAACGGTATCATTAGAAGAGTTTAAAGAAGAGATACGTTTTGAGGGAGTAGGATTTCATTACGAAGATGATGAAAGACAGATCTTAAGAGAGATTAACCTGGACTTTAGAAAAAATGGCAAGTATCTTGTAGTTGGTCCCAGCGGAGGCGGTAAATCAACCATGCTCCGATTATTCCGTAAATATGTAAATCCAACCCAGGGAAAGATCCTTATCGACGGACATAACCTGATGGATGTAAAGAAAGAAGATTATTTCGGTCTTATTGCCAATATTGAGCAGCAGGTCTTTCTTTTTGAAGATACAATCAGGAATAACATAACTCTCTACAAAGAGCTGGGAGAAAATGAAATCGAAAAAGCCATCAAAGATGCAGGCTTAAAAGAATTCGTAGAAGGCCTGCCACAGGGACTGGATACGGTAATCTATGACAACGGCAAGAATATATCAGGGGGGGAGAGAAGCCGTATCGTAATTGCCAGAGCGCTTCTTAGTAAAGCCAGAATATTACTGATGGATGAAGCTTTTGCGTCCCTTGATATGGAAAGAGCAAGGGAAATCGAGAAGACCATCCTAAATCTTCAGGATATCACGGTTATCAATGTAAGCCATGTGATTTTTAAAGATACCAGGGAATGTTATGATAAAGTTATAACTATAAAAGGAACAGCCTTTACCTGA
- a CDS encoding GNAT family N-acetyltransferase: protein MSDTKFTIREAKETDIRIILELIIELAVYEKMENLVTATEEILKNSLFEQKAANVLIAEYDGRPIGYALYFYNFSTFTGKAGIYLEDIYVKPEFRGTGYGKSLLSAVAKEARRRECPRLEWSCLNWNAPSIAFYESLGAKHMDEWRTYRLSGENIAELAGE, encoded by the coding sequence ATGAGTGATACAAAGTTTACGATCAGAGAAGCAAAGGAAACAGATATCAGGATTATCCTGGAGCTTATCATAGAGTTGGCCGTTTATGAGAAAATGGAAAACCTGGTCACTGCTACAGAGGAAATCCTGAAGAATTCCCTATTTGAGCAGAAAGCAGCGAATGTATTAATAGCGGAATACGATGGCAGGCCAATTGGCTATGCTCTCTATTTCTACAATTTTTCGACCTTTACCGGAAAAGCAGGTATCTATCTGGAGGATATCTATGTGAAACCGGAATTCCGAGGAACAGGTTATGGCAAGTCACTCTTATCCGCAGTAGCAAAAGAGGCCAGAAGAAGAGAATGTCCCAGACTAGAATGGTCCTGCCTAAACTGGAATGCTCCCTCTATTGCCTTCTACGAAAGTCTTGGAGCGAAGCATATGGACGAATGGAGAACTTACCGTCTTTCCGGAGAAAATATTGCCGAATTGGCGGGAGAATAG
- a CDS encoding helix-turn-helix domain-containing protein — protein MFSTSEVGKKIAAYRKERNMTQMELADNLGVSYQAVSNWERGNSMPDIAKLPELVSILGCSIDELLGNRKESELFKKVLEGDAKEYVKEQKVSVEELASAAPALKPSQTESLVETVLDENSDRISLEDLVKIAPFVSEEFLMEWINRIDIVENIKGVTALAPFLEEKSLDVLVKKITKVGELSQISSLAPFLSEESLDTLVEKAFEEGKIGECTGLYPFLSSQAAKKLADLFMKNGNMKEFVKLAPFL, from the coding sequence ATGTTTAGTACAAGTGAAGTTGGAAAGAAAATAGCGGCATATCGTAAAGAAAGAAATATGACACAGATGGAACTGGCAGATAATCTGGGAGTAAGTTATCAGGCAGTAAGCAATTGGGAAAGAGGCAATTCCATGCCGGATATCGCAAAGCTTCCGGAACTGGTTTCCATATTAGGCTGCAGCATTGATGAATTATTGGGTAACAGGAAAGAAAGTGAACTTTTTAAGAAAGTACTGGAAGGCGATGCGAAGGAATACGTGAAGGAGCAGAAAGTATCGGTAGAAGAGCTTGCCTCCGCAGCACCTGCTCTTAAGCCAAGCCAGACGGAGAGTCTGGTTGAAACCGTTCTGGATGAGAATTCTGACCGTATTTCATTAGAGGATCTGGTTAAGATAGCTCCTTTTGTAAGCGAGGAGTTCCTTATGGAATGGATCAACCGTATTGATATAGTGGAGAATATAAAAGGAGTTACCGCACTGGCTCCTTTCTTAGAGGAAAAATCCCTGGATGTACTGGTGAAAAAGATAACAAAGGTGGGAGAGCTCTCACAAATTAGTTCACTGGCTCCGTTTCTTTCGGAAGAAAGTCTTGATACGCTGGTTGAGAAGGCATTTGAAGAAGGTAAGATTGGTGAATGCACAGGACTATATCCTTTCCTTAGCAGCCAGGCGGCAAAAAAACTGGCTGACCTGTTTATGAAGAATGGCAATATGAAAGAGTTTGTCAAACTCGCACCTTTTTTATAA